The Desmonostoc muscorum LEGE 12446 genome includes a region encoding these proteins:
- a CDS encoding class I SAM-dependent methyltransferase, which produces MTSPASELLEKIRQQFDASPYPRVPLDKSPKDNISSLYIHNLVTPYYLKNQKVIETKGKIILDAGCGTGYKSLILAEANPGAKIVGVDISEQSIKLARNRLEHHGFDNAEFHVLPIEELAKLDYQFDYINCDELLYLFPDLTVALQTMKSVLKPDGIIRSNLHSSIQRFNYFCAQKVFTMMGLMDENPTELEMDIVIEIMKALKDNVNLKARTWNSGYEGEDGKERILMNYLFQGDKGYTISDMFTALKAADLDFISMVNWRQWDLMKLFKDPDNLPAFLGVSLPEISIEQKLQLFELIHPVHRLIDFWCGHPNQANFVPVSEWTDSNWQGAKVHLHPQLKTHNFQEDLLASVTECRIFPISNYLSLVEEFIGIDSSLALCLLPLLEQPQPMKSLVERWKQFRPLDPVTLKPTDEEQAFYMVQQLLLRLENLGYVMLECQSG; this is translated from the coding sequence ATGACTAGCCCAGCATCTGAGTTATTAGAAAAAATTCGTCAGCAATTTGATGCTTCTCCTTATCCAAGAGTTCCTCTTGATAAATCTCCTAAAGATAATATTAGTTCACTCTACATTCATAACTTAGTTACACCTTACTATTTAAAAAATCAAAAAGTTATCGAAACCAAAGGAAAAATAATTTTAGATGCTGGATGTGGAACTGGTTACAAATCATTAATTTTAGCAGAAGCTAATCCAGGTGCAAAAATTGTTGGAGTTGATATCTCAGAACAATCGATTAAATTAGCTCGAAACCGCTTGGAACATCACGGGTTTGACAATGCAGAGTTTCATGTATTGCCAATTGAGGAATTAGCAAAACTAGATTATCAATTTGATTATATTAATTGCGATGAACTTTTGTATTTATTTCCTGATTTAACTGTTGCTTTACAAACAATGAAATCTGTTTTAAAGCCTGATGGCATTATTCGCAGCAATCTACATAGTTCAATACAGAGATTTAATTATTTCTGCGCTCAGAAAGTCTTCACAATGATGGGTCTGATGGATGAAAATCCAACAGAGTTAGAAATGGATATTGTCATCGAGATCATGAAAGCTTTGAAAGATAATGTCAATCTCAAAGCTAGGACTTGGAATTCGGGTTACGAAGGAGAAGACGGAAAAGAGCGAATTTTAATGAATTACTTGTTTCAAGGAGATAAAGGGTACACCATTTCTGATATGTTCACTGCTTTGAAAGCCGCGGACTTAGATTTCATCAGCATGGTTAACTGGCGACAGTGGGACTTAATGAAGTTATTCAAAGATCCAGATAATTTACCTGCTTTTCTGGGGGTAAGCTTACCAGAAATTTCTATAGAACAAAAGCTACAACTATTTGAACTGATACATCCTGTTCATCGGCTAATTGACTTTTGGTGTGGTCATCCCAACCAAGCAAATTTTGTCCCAGTTTCAGAATGGACTGACTCTAACTGGCAAGGGGCAAAGGTGCATCTACATCCTCAGTTAAAAACTCACAATTTTCAAGAAGACCTTCTAGCCTCTGTTACAGAGTGCAGAATATTTCCCATCAGTAACTATTTATCCTTAGTTGAAGAATTTATCGGCATAGATAGTTCATTGGCACTTTGCTTGTTACCTTTGTTAGAGCAACCCCAACCGATGAAGTCTCTTGTAGAGCGTTGGAAACAATTTAGACCTTTAGATCCTGTAACCTTAAAGCCTACGGATGAGGAGCAAGCCTTTTATATGGTGCAACAGCTGCTACTGAGACTGGAGAATCTTGGTTATGTAATGTTGGAGTGCCAATCTGGTTGA
- a CDS encoding type IV pilin-like G/H family protein: MKSELKAKFIQHIIGKKKENEGFTLIELLVVIIIIGILSAIALPSFLNQANKGKQSEAKQYSGSMNRAQQAYFLENGEFTTDLNKLGMGIRSQTENYKYEIGSSSTNNGVANNGVSLKAPLKSYVGVVALSTQQSTSEATTLAVLCESDNVGVGSTQNAAFTNTTPVEPACPTNFSQLKSK, from the coding sequence ATGAAAAGCGAATTGAAAGCAAAGTTTATCCAACACATTATCGGTAAAAAGAAGGAAAACGAAGGTTTTACACTTATTGAATTATTGGTAGTAATTATCATCATTGGGATTTTGTCAGCGATCGCACTACCTTCTTTCTTGAACCAAGCCAACAAAGGTAAGCAATCTGAAGCTAAACAGTACTCCGGTTCTATGAACCGCGCTCAACAAGCATACTTCCTAGAAAATGGTGAATTCACTACTGACCTAAATAAATTAGGCATGGGTATTAGAAGCCAAACTGAGAACTACAAGTATGAAATTGGTAGTAGTTCTACTAATAATGGCGTTGCTAACAATGGTGTCTCTCTGAAAGCACCACTGAAATCTTATGTAGGTGTTGTAGCTTTATCTACACAACAATCTACTAGTGAAGCAACCACTTTGGCAGTTTTGTGTGAGTCTGACAACGTTGGCGTTGGTTCAACACAAAACGCAGCATTTACTAATACAACTCCAGTAGAACCAGCTTGTCCGACGAATTTCTCACAATTGAAGTCTAAGTAA
- a CDS encoding O-linked N-acetylglucosamine transferase, SPINDLY family protein, whose product MTSVQIHTDITLSEQQAQQYFMKGNYSHAASCYEQALEAQPEVKTHYWNLGLMLLLQEQEAEAQMTWMLGMADGEPQQVEQWTVELLVVLQTEAERRETLADYSVAWAIRQHIREINPTDVNNILYLIELAIQLETFTGDELNSLGVIELLHSEEIVNVQLLLQVFESILNYAPLHPLVLEFAEACLVHVREPKSFINILIPATVKIAQSMWEPQIAAHLIKLGLRLEPKNLEILRHLTAFYLKAGDYSKGIETAKLCFSISNTLLDQIFATHLLQRGLMDAPGYWQEACGVLQQQESLLMSLIAEQPTNIVAARVLRLFNANYFAPYLRDDPYKNRQIQNQVAQLCQLNVQEYGREVVNKYKQLNLNNKNKLIKIGYLSHCLSRHSVGWLARWLIQHHNHEKFDIYGYFVNYKQINDPLQEWYSHQFTQVYKGGIYSEDIAEKIYQDEIDILIDLDSITLDVTCEIMAQKPAPVQATWLGWDASGIPAVDYFIADPYVLPESAQEYYTEKIWRLPQTYIAVDGFEVGVPTLRRDSLDIPNDAVIYLSAQRGFKRHPDTARSQMKIIKEVPNSYFLIKGLADSEAVQKFFMQLAEEEGVECSRLRFVPQDFSEAVHRANLTIADVVLDTYPYNGATTTLETLWMGIPLVTRVGQQFAARNSYTMMMNVGVTEGIAWTDEEYIEWGVRLGKDEALRQQVALKLKASRQTAPLWNGKQFSREMEKAYEQMWHRYIEGK is encoded by the coding sequence ATGACTTCTGTACAAATTCATACTGATATCACCCTTTCAGAGCAGCAAGCTCAACAATACTTCATGAAAGGCAACTACAGTCATGCTGCTAGTTGTTATGAGCAAGCTCTTGAAGCACAACCAGAAGTGAAAACGCACTACTGGAATTTAGGATTAATGTTGCTCTTGCAGGAGCAAGAAGCAGAAGCGCAGATGACTTGGATGTTGGGTATGGCTGATGGTGAACCCCAACAGGTTGAGCAATGGACAGTTGAATTATTAGTGGTTCTGCAAACTGAGGCTGAACGCAGGGAAACGCTAGCAGATTATTCAGTTGCTTGGGCAATTCGCCAACATATCCGGGAAATAAATCCTACAGATGTTAATAATATATTGTATTTAATTGAGCTAGCTATCCAACTGGAAACATTTACAGGTGATGAATTAAATTCTCTAGGTGTGATTGAGTTACTTCACTCAGAAGAAATTGTAAATGTTCAACTATTATTGCAAGTGTTTGAGAGTATTCTCAATTATGCCCCTTTGCATCCCTTAGTCTTAGAGTTTGCAGAAGCTTGTTTAGTTCATGTTCGTGAACCTAAATCTTTTATTAATATTTTGATTCCAGCTACAGTTAAAATTGCCCAGTCGATGTGGGAACCCCAAATTGCAGCACATCTGATTAAACTAGGTTTAAGACTGGAACCTAAAAATTTGGAGATTTTGCGGCACTTGACTGCGTTTTATCTCAAGGCTGGTGATTATTCAAAAGGCATAGAAACAGCCAAGCTATGTTTTTCTATATCAAATACATTACTCGATCAAATATTTGCAACACATCTGCTGCAACGAGGATTAATGGATGCTCCTGGTTATTGGCAGGAAGCTTGTGGAGTTTTGCAGCAGCAAGAATCTCTATTGATGTCTTTGATTGCAGAACAACCTACAAATATTGTAGCAGCTAGGGTTCTTCGTCTGTTTAATGCTAACTATTTTGCACCTTACTTACGAGACGATCCTTATAAAAATAGACAAATTCAGAATCAAGTGGCACAACTTTGTCAACTTAATGTGCAAGAATATGGCAGGGAAGTAGTAAATAAATATAAACAACTTAACTTAAATAATAAAAATAAGCTAATAAAAATTGGATACCTATCCCATTGTTTATCTAGACATTCAGTCGGCTGGTTGGCGCGGTGGTTGATTCAGCATCACAACCACGAAAAATTTGATATTTATGGCTATTTTGTAAATTATAAACAGATAAACGATCCGCTACAAGAATGGTATAGTCACCAATTCACTCAAGTTTATAAAGGAGGAATTTATAGTGAAGATATCGCTGAAAAAATTTACCAAGATGAAATTGATATTTTAATAGATTTAGATAGCATCACTTTAGATGTTACTTGTGAAATCATGGCGCAAAAACCTGCACCTGTGCAAGCAACATGGTTGGGTTGGGATGCTTCAGGAATACCAGCAGTTGATTACTTTATTGCTGATCCTTATGTTTTGCCAGAATCTGCTCAGGAGTACTATACGGAAAAAATCTGGCGGTTACCCCAAACTTATATAGCGGTGGATGGTTTTGAGGTGGGTGTACCAACTCTACGCCGGGATTCTCTAGATATTCCTAATGATGCTGTCATTTATCTGAGCGCTCAGAGAGGATTTAAGCGACACCCTGATACAGCGCGATCGCAAATGAAAATTATCAAAGAAGTTCCTAATAGCTATTTCTTGATTAAAGGATTAGCGGATTCTGAAGCTGTGCAGAAATTTTTTATGCAACTAGCAGAGGAAGAGGGTGTAGAGTGTTCACGGTTGCGTTTTGTACCCCAAGATTTCTCTGAAGCTGTCCATCGAGCAAATTTAACTATTGCTGATGTCGTATTAGATACCTACCCTTACAATGGAGCTACGACAACCTTAGAAACACTGTGGATGGGTATCCCCTTAGTAACTAGAGTTGGACAGCAATTTGCGGCTCGTAACAGCTACACCATGATGATGAATGTAGGTGTGACAGAAGGTATTGCTTGGACTGATGAAGAATATATAGAGTGGGGTGTGCGCTTGGGGAAAGATGAAGCTTTACGTCAGCAAGTGGCTTTGAAGCTGAAAGCATCCCGACAAACAGCACCTTTATGGAATGGTAAGCAATTTAGCCGTGAAATGGAGAAAGCTTATGAGCAGATGTGGCACAGGTATATTGAAGGAAAATAA
- a CDS encoding glycosyltransferase family protein: MNNHRYDNLRIDVVLQATGIHGWSASQGWINTLEREGLLNQVFRPIAAWGGEEPIHDDGLFEYLKNPQADIILMLGFDWHSQPLHKSIKWQERWHQAQTIKIALLQECYSAEVVQNTPAWEYQMHQAITNTIPCVDGLICHHEPDVDFLQKQLGISLPVIFLPFAIDTEYFKSHQKFSERLNRALFRGNAPRYFTENSYKQRQKLIEVLGQSKNIDIFSSNLNDSKQQFEILQEYVKELSSYKILLNLPSNSQTLTARPFEIMACGGLLLQNEVLGIESNALFQNWENIVYYDANNPEDLLTNIYYLISNAELTEDIAEKGHELCYQKHTLECRIHRILNWINNQLESKILDCHTVNRSRKIQLIKNSTDIDSGTLNQFSQPESSNFKIIVDAVFFQLYQTGIARVWKSLLEEWVNNGFAKHIVVLDRAGTAPKIPGIKYRNLLPYNYNDTVADREILQQVCDEEGASLFISSYYTTPTTTPSVFMAYDMIPEVMGWDMNNPMWREKHYGIEYASAHIAISQHTARDLVNCFPDISLESVTVAHCGVKSTFSPCQLEEINAFKSKYGITKPYFILVGVGSAYKNSILFFQALSQLSNSYGFDIVGTGSGGLLAPEFRAYTSGSIVHMLQLSDEELATAYSGAVALVYPSKYEGFGMPVIEAMACGCPVITCPNASIPEVAGKAAIYVDDSNVDELANALCDVQKPGIRNSLIAAGLAQAKKFSWLKMAETVSSALIDATLVSLNLKEINLIIFPDWSQPEELIGLELQRVMKAVATNTSSEKTTLLINTGNIPVEDAELFLSSVAMNLLVEEDLDVTEGLEISLVGNLADIQWEALLPNIYARIVLEHEDQQAIVQVQAENLPSRQLESLSNQLYVLQ, encoded by the coding sequence ATGAATAATCATCGATATGACAATCTACGCATAGATGTCGTTTTACAAGCAACTGGAATTCATGGGTGGTCTGCTTCACAAGGATGGATAAATACTTTAGAGCGAGAAGGTTTACTTAATCAGGTATTTAGACCAATTGCAGCATGGGGAGGAGAAGAACCAATACATGACGATGGCTTGTTTGAATATCTCAAGAATCCGCAAGCAGACATTATATTAATGCTTGGTTTTGACTGGCATTCTCAACCACTACATAAAAGTATTAAATGGCAAGAAAGATGGCATCAAGCTCAAACAATTAAAATAGCACTACTTCAAGAGTGTTACTCAGCAGAAGTTGTACAAAACACTCCTGCATGGGAGTACCAGATGCACCAAGCAATTACAAATACAATTCCTTGTGTCGATGGTTTAATTTGCCATCATGAACCTGATGTAGACTTTTTACAAAAGCAACTAGGTATATCTTTACCTGTAATTTTTCTACCATTTGCTATTGATACTGAATACTTTAAAAGTCATCAGAAATTTTCAGAAAGATTAAACCGTGCATTATTTAGAGGTAATGCACCCCGTTACTTTACTGAAAATAGTTATAAACAACGCCAAAAGCTGATAGAAGTATTAGGCCAATCTAAAAATATAGATATTTTTTCTAGCAATCTCAATGACTCAAAGCAACAATTTGAGATTTTGCAAGAGTATGTCAAGGAACTTAGTTCTTATAAAATACTTTTGAACTTGCCATCAAATTCGCAGACGTTAACAGCTCGTCCATTTGAAATAATGGCATGTGGTGGCTTGTTGCTTCAAAATGAAGTTTTGGGTATAGAATCTAATGCTCTATTTCAAAATTGGGAAAATATTGTTTACTATGACGCTAACAACCCAGAGGATTTACTTACTAATATCTATTATCTGATTTCCAATGCTGAATTAACTGAAGATATTGCTGAAAAAGGACACGAACTGTGTTATCAAAAACATACACTTGAATGTCGAATTCACAGAATATTAAATTGGATTAATAATCAATTAGAATCAAAAATTTTAGATTGTCACACTGTCAACAGATCTAGAAAAATACAATTAATCAAGAATTCTACAGATATAGACTCTGGTACACTAAACCAATTCTCACAACCTGAAAGCTCAAATTTTAAAATCATAGTTGATGCTGTATTCTTTCAACTCTACCAAACAGGCATCGCCCGTGTTTGGAAATCTTTATTAGAAGAATGGGTTAACAATGGATTTGCAAAGCATATTGTCGTGCTTGACCGTGCTGGAACCGCTCCCAAAATTCCTGGTATTAAGTATCGTAATTTACTACCTTATAACTACAATGATACTGTTGCTGATAGGGAAATACTACAGCAAGTGTGTGATGAAGAAGGTGCAAGTTTGTTTATATCTTCTTACTATACTACCCCCACTACAACGCCTTCTGTATTCATGGCATATGACATGATTCCAGAAGTTATGGGATGGGATATGAATAATCCTATGTGGCGAGAAAAACATTATGGTATCGAATATGCATCTGCCCATATCGCAATTTCTCAACATACGGCGCGTGACTTAGTAAACTGTTTTCCTGATATATCTTTAGAGTCTGTGACTGTTGCTCATTGCGGAGTTAAAAGTACTTTTTCTCCATGTCAGCTTGAAGAAATTAATGCTTTTAAATCCAAATATGGAATTACAAAACCATACTTTATTTTGGTAGGTGTTGGAAGTGCCTATAAGAATAGTATTTTATTCTTCCAAGCTCTTTCCCAACTTAGTAATAGCTATGGATTTGATATTGTTGGTACAGGAAGCGGTGGTTTATTAGCACCTGAGTTTAGAGCCTACACATCCGGTAGTATTGTTCATATGCTGCAACTCAGTGATGAAGAGTTAGCAACAGCTTATTCTGGTGCTGTGGCACTGGTTTATCCTTCTAAATACGAAGGTTTTGGTATGCCTGTTATTGAAGCAATGGCTTGCGGTTGTCCAGTTATCACTTGTCCGAATGCTTCAATTCCAGAAGTGGCAGGAAAAGCGGCAATATATGTAGATGATAGTAATGTAGATGAACTCGCAAATGCACTTTGCGATGTGCAAAAACCTGGTATTCGTAACTCATTAATTGCTGCTGGTTTGGCACAGGCGAAAAAATTCTCGTGGTTAAAAATGGCGGAAACTGTAAGTTCTGCTTTGATTGATGCTACTCTTGTGTCTTTAAACCTCAAAGAAATTAATTTAATTATTTTCCCAGATTGGTCGCAACCAGAAGAGTTAATCGGTTTAGAATTGCAACGAGTGATGAAGGCGGTAGCAACTAATACGAGTAGTGAAAAAACTACCTTACTTATCAATACTGGTAACATTCCTGTTGAGGATGCCGAACTATTTTTGTCTAGTGTAGCTATGAATCTTTTAGTTGAAGAAGATTTAGATGTTACTGAAGGGTTAGAAATTTCTCTGGTGGGAAATTTGGCTGATATTCAGTGGGAAGCCTTGCTACCTAATATTTATGCTCGAATTGTTTTGGAACATGAAGATCAACAAGCTATAGTGCAAGTACAAGCAGAAAACCTGCCATCTCGTCAACTTGAGAGCTTGAGCAATCAACTATATGTGCTGCAATGA
- a CDS encoding glycosyltransferase, with translation MTILMYHKIFLDSPTMWWVSVDNFYRQMLELKSRNVIYLDKYNPKDSNQFVITFDGIYKNVLDYAVPILHEFGYPFELFISSDYIGKNNSFDQPEPLAEFVTLEDLNVLVESNGRLQWHTKSHPDLTKEQDISNIIFELEIPPGLRKIDPKGFNWFAYPYGNFNQIVVQEIKKRFVGGLSCHQGNDTDIYCLNRITVTNETIFKKATISVIIASYNYGSLLVEAIESVLRQTRMPDEILITDDASDDNTYEIAEFYRSKYPHLIKVNRNEENLGIVKHFNKAISLTKSDYITFLGADNRYRSDFIEKTSIVLDRSPDVAIAYSDFALFGSRAKVVYDSYPQNRRGSIKGDSFFVINFPDFNDATKHELLTKGNFIHGSSMYRRQAFYEVGGYIEQANLPEDYNLFLRIVKTGWNAVRVPFPILEYRQHSKSQANVRQATFAELQFYKQLSQALHQQIQQLNWQLQVAQTASSIIQIDSNFAATSSVVEPIDYPAVPKLVTDIDRPFWSVMIPAYNNTKYLEQTLKSVLEQAPTSEIMQIEVVDDCSTEGDVEEIIQRVGKGRVDFYRQPKNLGLIGNWNACIQRARGYWVHILHQDDIVMPGFYNRLQASLEKETSVGAAFCRHSYIDKNSNWLFLSLLERETSGILFNWLELIATMQRVQFPAIVVRRSTYEKFGGFCSEAGSAADWEMWKRIAAHYPIWYEPQILACFRLHSASESSRLNLTGTNIADTRKAIEISQFYLPNKTATDLSAKAREYYAFDALSRARQMLNNQDIGAAIALIREGLKCSNSLQVMASLASLLTTSEANPLLNLFCSFLLSTEKQQIVASVSENDEDDSSEQFNFQDINLIIFPNWQQTEELLYEDLTNIIRTIINNNCSHLCLLIDSSSIDDEDANFIISDVTFNLIQQYDLDITNYEPVISLTSNLSEKQWKVILEKIHARIILSNEDKKIITQVGADSIFSLHIQDLKSYILEKLNPLLVE, from the coding sequence ATGACTATTTTAATGTATCATAAGATTTTTTTAGATAGCCCGACAATGTGGTGGGTATCTGTTGATAATTTTTACAGACAGATGCTCGAATTAAAATCTAGAAATGTCATTTACTTAGATAAGTATAACCCCAAAGATTCTAATCAATTTGTAATCACATTTGATGGTATTTACAAAAATGTTTTAGATTACGCAGTACCTATACTCCATGAATTTGGCTATCCTTTTGAATTGTTTATATCAAGTGATTATATAGGTAAAAATAATTCTTTTGACCAGCCAGAACCATTAGCGGAATTTGTGACCTTAGAAGACTTAAACGTATTAGTTGAAAGCAATGGTAGGTTACAATGGCACACTAAGTCTCATCCTGATTTAACAAAAGAACAAGATATATCAAATATCATATTTGAATTGGAAATTCCTCCGGGTTTAAGAAAAATAGATCCAAAAGGATTTAATTGGTTTGCTTATCCCTATGGAAATTTTAATCAAATAGTAGTTCAAGAAATTAAGAAAAGATTTGTAGGAGGCTTATCTTGTCATCAAGGTAATGATACGGATATTTATTGTTTAAATCGGATCACTGTAACTAATGAAACTATATTTAAGAAGGCTACCATCAGTGTTATTATTGCATCATATAACTATGGCTCATTGCTAGTTGAGGCAATAGAGTCAGTGTTGCGTCAGACTAGAATGCCTGATGAAATTCTAATTACAGATGACGCATCTGATGATAATACATATGAAATAGCTGAATTTTATCGTAGTAAATATCCTCATTTAATTAAAGTTAATAGAAATGAGGAAAATCTCGGCATAGTAAAACACTTTAACAAGGCTATAAGCCTAACCAAATCAGATTATATTACTTTTTTGGGTGCTGACAACAGATATAGAAGTGATTTTATTGAAAAAACCTCAATTGTGCTTGATCGATCTCCAGATGTAGCCATAGCTTACTCTGACTTTGCCTTGTTTGGTTCTAGAGCTAAGGTAGTATACGATTCTTACCCACAAAATCGGCGCGGCTCTATCAAAGGAGATAGTTTTTTTGTAATTAACTTTCCAGATTTCAATGATGCTACCAAACACGAATTATTAACAAAAGGTAATTTTATACATGGATCTTCAATGTATAGGCGACAAGCATTTTATGAAGTTGGAGGTTATATTGAGCAAGCAAATTTACCTGAGGACTATAATCTTTTCTTACGAATTGTAAAGACAGGATGGAATGCTGTACGAGTACCATTCCCCATTCTAGAGTACAGACAACATTCAAAGTCTCAAGCGAACGTTCGTCAGGCAACCTTTGCAGAATTACAGTTTTATAAACAGTTAAGTCAAGCTCTACATCAACAAATACAACAACTTAACTGGCAGTTACAGGTAGCTCAGACAGCAAGTTCAATAATACAAATTGACAGTAATTTTGCGGCTACAAGTTCAGTTGTTGAACCTATTGATTATCCGGCTGTCCCTAAACTAGTTACAGATATTGATAGACCGTTCTGGTCTGTGATGATTCCTGCATATAACAATACAAAATACTTAGAACAGACTCTAAAAAGTGTCTTAGAGCAAGCACCAACATCTGAGATAATGCAAATCGAGGTTGTTGATGATTGTTCTACTGAAGGTGATGTAGAAGAAATTATTCAGCGAGTAGGTAAAGGCAGGGTTGATTTTTATCGACAACCTAAAAATCTAGGTTTAATTGGTAATTGGAATGCTTGTATCCAACGTGCGCGTGGTTATTGGGTTCACATATTACACCAAGATGATATAGTCATGCCTGGGTTTTATAATCGTTTACAAGCAAGTTTAGAAAAAGAAACTAGCGTTGGAGCAGCATTTTGCCGCCATAGTTATATAGATAAAAACAGTAACTGGCTATTTTTGTCTCTACTAGAAAGGGAGACATCCGGTATCCTTTTCAACTGGCTAGAGTTAATCGCTACAATGCAACGCGTTCAATTTCCCGCTATTGTAGTCAGACGCAGTACCTATGAAAAATTCGGTGGATTTTGTTCAGAAGCAGGTTCTGCTGCTGATTGGGAGATGTGGAAACGAATCGCGGCACACTACCCAATTTGGTATGAGCCTCAAATTTTAGCATGTTTCCGTTTACATTCTGCCTCAGAGTCCTCTAGATTGAACCTAACTGGCACAAATATTGCTGATACCCGTAAGGCTATAGAGATTTCCCAATTCTACTTACCTAACAAAACTGCTACCGATTTATCTGCTAAAGCTAGAGAGTATTATGCATTCGATGCTTTGAGTAGGGCAAGGCAGATGCTAAATAATCAGGACATAGGTGCTGCTATTGCTCTAATTCGAGAGGGACTAAAATGCAGTAACTCTCTTCAAGTAATGGCTTCACTTGCTTCTTTATTAACAACATCTGAAGCTAATCCTTTACTAAATTTATTTTGTTCTTTTTTACTATCTACTGAAAAGCAGCAGATTGTTGCGTCTGTTTCTGAAAACGATGAAGATGACTCATCTGAACAATTTAATTTTCAAGATATTAACTTAATTATTTTCCCAAACTGGCAGCAAACCGAAGAATTACTTTATGAAGATTTAACTAACATAATTAGAACGATTATTAATAATAATTGCTCTCATTTATGTCTGTTGATAGATAGTAGCAGTATTGATGATGAAGACGCAAACTTTATTATATCTGATGTGACTTTTAATTTAATTCAACAATATGATTTAGATATTACAAACTACGAGCCAGTAATTTCTTTGACAAGTAATCTTAGTGAAAAGCAATGGAAAGTTATTTTAGAAAAAATACATGCACGGATCATTTTATCAAACGAAGACAAAAAAATAATAACCCAAGTAGGAGCCGATAGTATTTTTTCATTACATATTCAAGATTTAAAAAGTTATATTTTAGAGAAATTGAATCCTTTGCTAGTTGAATAA
- a CDS encoding class I SAM-dependent methyltransferase has product MLQSPKDLEAFYQQNDPWQYEITPDDKKRKETILSEIPNKNYRHVLDIGCGHGFITRDLPGENVLGVDISSNAIRQAKAHETSRVKFLQSSIFEIPEQIQQKFELVIITGVLYSQYIGNSYNLIYLLINQLIVDDGILICCHIDEWYKARFPYLMLDYYLFGYREYTQRLEIYIK; this is encoded by the coding sequence ATGTTGCAATCCCCAAAAGATTTAGAAGCATTTTATCAACAGAATGATCCTTGGCAATATGAAATCACGCCTGATGACAAGAAAAGAAAAGAAACAATTTTGAGTGAAATTCCTAACAAAAATTATAGGCACGTTCTTGATATAGGTTGTGGGCATGGGTTTATTACACGAGATTTACCTGGAGAAAATGTACTAGGAGTCGATATTTCATCTAATGCCATACGGCAAGCAAAAGCTCATGAAACTAGTAGGGTGAAATTTCTTCAATCTTCTATATTTGAAATTCCTGAACAAATTCAACAAAAGTTTGAATTAGTAATTATAACAGGTGTTTTGTACTCTCAATACATTGGGAATTCGTATAATCTAATTTATTTACTGATCAATCAACTAATCGTAGATGATGGCATCCTTATATGTTGCCATATTGATGAATGGTATAAAGCTCGTTTTCCTTATCTAATGCTTGATTATTATCTGTTTGGATATAGAGAATATACTCAAAGATTGGAGATTTACATAAAATGA
- a CDS encoding tetratricopeptide repeat protein, whose product MAGSGEEYLISRKKQIERRQRIVTIVSLVSFVGSTVFAAIPAIQQAIQSPKSAIASPSAESVLQKQVKGYELVLQREPENQLALEKLSLLRLKLKDAKGAMEPLEKLVKLHPEREDYKTVLEQIKKQEGKGDR is encoded by the coding sequence ATGGCTGGTTCAGGGGAAGAATACCTAATTTCCCGTAAAAAGCAGATTGAGCGGCGACAAAGGATTGTAACGATAGTGTCGTTAGTGTCGTTTGTTGGTTCTACGGTCTTTGCAGCTATTCCCGCAATCCAACAGGCTATTCAAAGTCCTAAGTCAGCAATTGCGTCTCCTTCTGCTGAGTCTGTACTACAAAAACAGGTGAAGGGCTACGAGTTGGTTTTACAACGGGAACCAGAAAACCAACTTGCTTTAGAAAAACTGTCTTTGTTGCGGTTGAAACTGAAGGATGCTAAGGGTGCGATGGAACCTTTAGAGAAGCTAGTCAAATTGCACCCAGAAAGGGAAGATTACAAAACTGTATTAGAGCAGATTAAGAAGCAAGAAGGGAAGGGCGATCGCTAG
- a CDS encoding DUF4327 family protein → MTQQVIHPMVKLQRNVQSLIESNIIKPSDSIWKIALLYGNEWQHWKQELLDFGFSMQDPISELLDVEAWDEE, encoded by the coding sequence ATGACTCAGCAAGTAATTCACCCAATGGTGAAATTGCAGCGTAACGTGCAATCACTCATAGAATCGAACATTATCAAGCCAAGCGATAGTATCTGGAAAATCGCTTTGCTCTACGGCAATGAATGGCAGCACTGGAAACAAGAACTGCTAGACTTTGGCTTTAGTATGCAAGACCCAATTAGCGAATTGTTAGATGTAGAAGCTTGGGATGAAGAATAG